Genomic DNA from Mesorhizobium sp. 131-2-1:
CGGTCGACTGCGCGTTGGCGAGGTTTTCCGACACCACGCGCAGGCGCTCCGACTGGGCGCCGAGGCCGGATGCTGCGACTTTGAGGGCTGCGGTAAGCGCGTCCATGGTCAGCTCTTCACCGCCATCATCATCATGGAGTGGAAGGCCTTGACGATCGCGGTGTTGAGCTCGAAGGAGCGGCGGACCTCACCGGCCTTCATCAACTCGTCTTCCAGCGCCACCGTGTTCTTCGACGGCATGATCGAGCCGGTGGTTTCTTCCGGTTTGACGGCGAAGCCGGCATTGGTCGCCTGGGTGCCGAGATGCCCGGCCTGGGTGGCCTGCAGCGACACCGCCGTGCGGTCGAGGACCTTCTCGAACGGCTCGACATCGCCCGCAGTGTAGCCCGGCGTGTTGGCATTGGCGATGTTGGAGGCAATGGCGGACTGGCGTACGGCCAGCCACTGCGATTGCTTGGTGGCAAGATCGAAAAGGTTGACGGGCTCCATGGGAATCTCCGGGGCGGGGTTCCCAAAGATTAGGCCGCCAGTCTTGCGCGGACCTTGCGCGGGGCGGGCATGGCGCAGCGTCGCGCGACTGGCCCGTGCGCCGCTATTTGGAGAGTTCGATCACTTGGTCGGTGCTGGTGACCATGACCCATTTGCCGCGGCGTTGCTCAATCGAAGAGACAATGCTGGAGTCCGGCAGCTTTGAGCCGCGCTGGACGATCCACAGGCCGGCGTCGTCCTCGATCATGGCGCGGCCGTTGGCGACATGCACCATGCGGAACTTGGGGTCCGCCGGAAAGGGTTGTTGGTCGACGCCCGGAGCTTGGGCGGGATCCTCGGGGTCCTGCAGCGTGCCGGTGGCGAACAAGTCGACATCGGGAACATCCTTGGCCGTCAGCGGCTGGCCGGGATTTTCCATTTGCGAGCCGCCGCTGACGCGTCCGGCATTGGTGCCGCTGCCGCCGAACTTGATGGCCTGCACACCGAACTGTTCCTGGTTGAAGAAAATATACCAGGGAAACAGCGCGCAGATCAGGCCGAGCGTGACGCCGAGCGCGGCGACGACGAAATCGCTGCGTCGGTCGGGCTTCTTGCCCAGCCGCGGAAATTCCGCCCTTGGCGGTGTGGGCCATTCCGTGCGCGGGAACAGGTCATCGATCAGCGAATCGCGGCTGGCCTGGATCGTCTCGGCGGCCTCAACCTGGGGAGCCTTGGGCAAATCAGACCCGGCTGCCTTGGCAGGCCCAGCGGTCCTCGGAAGGGCGGGCTTCGCCGCCTTGGCCAGGACGGCCTCGGCCTTAGCCGCGACCTTTGCCGCTATGGCGCGAGCGGCCTTTGCTGCGGCGGACCGTGCTTCTTCAGCCAGGGCTTCCTCCTTGGCCCTGGCCTCGTCGATCATCTCGCGCAGCAGGCGCTCGGTATACTGGCGCTCACTCTCCTGCATCGCCATTCTGCTTTCCCTTCAGGTAACGGGCAAGGTCGGCGAACGGATCGACCGAGGCGCGGTCCTTCGGCGACTGCGTCAGCGCCTCGTAGATCAGCGGCACCTGGCGCACGGCGATATCGAGCTCGGCGTCGGCGCCGCCCTGATAGGCGCCGAGCAGGCGGATGTCGCGCGTGTCCTCGAAGCGCGAGATCATCGATTTCAGCCTGGTCACCAGCATCCGCTGCTCGGCGCTCCAGGCCTTGTCGGCCAGGCGAGAGATCGATGACAGCGGGTTAACCGGCGGATAGCGACCCTGTTCGGCGATCGCGCGGTCGAGCACGACGTGGCCGTCGAGGATGCCGCGCACTGAATCGGCGACCGGATCGTTGTGGTCGTCACCATCGACCAGCACCGAGATGATGGCGGTGATCGACCCCTTGCCCTCGGCGCCGGGGCCTGCACGCTCGAGCAGCTTGGGCAGGTCGGTGAACACCGATGCGGGATAACCGCGCGCAACCGGCGGTTCGCCGGTTCCGGTCGCCACCTCGCGCAGCGCATGGGCAAAGCGGGTGATGGAATCCAGCACCAGCAGCACGCGGTGGCCCTGGTCGCGGAAATGCTCGGCGACGCGCATGGCGGTGTCCGGCGCGCGCCGGCGCATCATGGCGCTCTCGTCGCTGGTGGCGACCACGGCCACGGTCTTGGCCATGCTTTCGGCGCCGATCGTGTCCTCGAGGAATTCGCGCACCTCGCGGCCGCGCTCGCCGATCAGCGCGACGACGACCGTGTCGAAGGCGTCGGCGCCGGCGAGCATGGCGAGCAGCGTCGACTTGCCGACGCCGGAACCGGCAAAGATGCCGAGACGCTGGCCGAAGCAGAGCGGGGTGAAGATGTCGATGACCCTGACCCCGGTCATGAAGGCGGTGCCGACGCGCTGCCGCGCCATGGCGCCCGGTGTCGTGGCGCTTTCGCCCGTAGCAGACGCAGATCTCTCCAGCGGCGGGCCGCCGTCGATGGCGCGGGTGAGCGCGTCGATGGCGCGCCCGCGCCACGAGACATGCGGCGCCACCGCCAGTGGCCCGCGCCGGAACACGGCATCGCCCATGCCGGCATCGGCGCTGCGCTCGAAGGGGGCCACGACCACCTCGTCGCGGCCGATCTTGACGATTTCGCCGCGACGCGCGCCGGCACGGCCGCGCTGCTCGACGATGTCGCCCAGCCTGGCGATGTCGGAAAGGCCGCGCACCTTGTAGTGGGTCGGCGAGATCTCGGCGACGCGGCCACCGCGCCGGAGCAGGGACTCGGCACTATCGAAGCGGCGCAGCACGCGTTCCAGCGCGGCAAGCCGGTCGCCGGGTGCTGCTTCGGGCTGCCTTTCAAGGGCGCGTAGCGAGGGCGGGCTGGTCGACATGCCGCTACTTGGAGCCGAGCGTCTTGATCGCGTCGTCGGTGGTCGTATCGGTCTGGCGTATCAGCGCCGCCGTGTTCTCGAAGGCGCGCTGGACCATGATCAGACGGGTCATTTCAAGCACCGGATTGACGTTGGATTCCTCGAGGAAACCCTGCGCGACGCCGACATCGGAACGGTCGGTGACCGGCTCCGGCGTGCGCGCTGGAACGATGCCCGAATTGCCGTAACGGACGAAATTCTGCCCGGGGTCGAAAGTGTAGAGGCCGATGGCGCCGACGAGCTGG
This window encodes:
- the flgB gene encoding flagellar basal body rod protein FlgB; this translates as MEPVNLFDLATKQSQWLAVRQSAIASNIANANTPGYTAGDVEPFEKVLDRTAVSLQATQAGHLGTQATNAGFAVKPEETTGSIMPSKNTVALEDELMKAGEVRRSFELNTAIVKAFHSMMMMAVKS
- the fliI gene encoding flagellar protein export ATPase FliI produces the protein MSTSPPSLRALERQPEAAPGDRLAALERVLRRFDSAESLLRRGGRVAEISPTHYKVRGLSDIARLGDIVEQRGRAGARRGEIVKIGRDEVVVAPFERSADAGMGDAVFRRGPLAVAPHVSWRGRAIDALTRAIDGGPPLERSASATGESATTPGAMARQRVGTAFMTGVRVIDIFTPLCFGQRLGIFAGSGVGKSTLLAMLAGADAFDTVVVALIGERGREVREFLEDTIGAESMAKTVAVVATSDESAMMRRRAPDTAMRVAEHFRDQGHRVLLVLDSITRFAHALREVATGTGEPPVARGYPASVFTDLPKLLERAGPGAEGKGSITAIISVLVDGDDHNDPVADSVRGILDGHVVLDRAIAEQGRYPPVNPLSSISRLADKAWSAEQRMLVTRLKSMISRFEDTRDIRLLGAYQGGADAELDIAVRQVPLIYEALTQSPKDRASVDPFADLARYLKGKQNGDAGE